The following proteins are co-located in the Nocardia bhagyanarayanae genome:
- a CDS encoding short-chain dehydrogenase/reductase: MSANTFHTVRQLLRAVPAALARSPEQYDVAGKVVVITGGATGIGFALARLLRERGARVALVDIDGAAADAAAARLGGRAIGMRADVADRADTRDAIARVREHFGGIDVVVANAGIVPKPSSIRLMDPADFDRVLAVNLTGVFNTIHPALDDIVAARGHVVVVSSCAAFAPGMGGSPYMVSKAGVEQFGRALRVELAASGATAGVAYFGVVDTEMTHGTLDDDDMGAEFGDLLPWPLNKRISAAEAAASIADGIARRAPRTIAPAGWEPYAMLRGALNVVLDQQLSTDERVRSLTNRLEQRIRADRTVVN, translated from the coding sequence ATGAGCGCGAACACCTTCCACACCGTGCGACAGCTGTTGCGAGCGGTTCCCGCCGCGCTGGCCCGCAGCCCGGAACAGTACGACGTGGCGGGCAAGGTCGTGGTGATCACCGGCGGGGCGACCGGCATCGGGTTCGCCCTCGCCCGGCTGCTGCGCGAGCGAGGCGCGCGGGTCGCGCTGGTCGACATCGACGGCGCGGCGGCCGACGCCGCCGCGGCACGGCTCGGCGGTCGGGCGATCGGCATGCGAGCCGATGTGGCGGATCGCGCGGACACGCGGGACGCGATCGCCCGGGTGCGCGAGCACTTCGGCGGCATCGACGTCGTCGTGGCCAACGCGGGCATCGTGCCGAAACCATCGAGCATCCGGCTGATGGATCCGGCGGATTTCGACCGCGTCCTGGCCGTGAACCTGACGGGCGTCTTCAACACCATCCACCCGGCTCTCGACGACATCGTCGCCGCGCGCGGGCACGTGGTCGTCGTGTCGTCCTGCGCGGCGTTTGCGCCGGGGATGGGCGGCTCGCCGTACATGGTGAGCAAGGCGGGCGTCGAGCAGTTCGGCAGGGCGCTGCGCGTCGAGCTCGCCGCCTCGGGCGCGACCGCGGGCGTCGCCTATTTCGGCGTCGTCGATACCGAGATGACGCACGGCACCCTCGATGACGACGACATGGGCGCGGAATTCGGCGACCTGCTGCCGTGGCCGCTGAACAAGCGGATCAGCGCCGCCGAGGCCGCCGCGTCCATCGCCGACGGCATCGCCCGGCGCGCACCGCGCACGATCGCGCCCGCGGGCTGGGAGCCGTACGCCATGCTGCGCGGCGCGCTGAACGTGGTTCTCGACCAGCAGCTCAGCACCGACGAGCGGGTGCGCTCGCTGACGAACCGCCTGGAACAGCGCATCAGGGCGGACCGGACGGTTGTGAACTGA
- a CDS encoding PDR/VanB family oxidoreductase, producing the protein MAGLLDAYKRAFTAEATAGLLSRPKPVRRTGFDMRLRIDARVVEAEDVVSLTLRSPTGAELPTWIPGAHIDVFLPSGRQRQYSLTGDPASRVQYRIAVRRIADGDGGSRELHELREGDLLRIRGPRNAFTFVTAPAYLFVAGGIGITPILPMVTECAHRGLPWRLIYLGRSRASMPFLGELERCRGGHLEVRPDDEFGVPHLDALMTEAPRGAAVYVCGPPPLMESARRVLSATDPTASVHTERFSPLPVQDGHPFRITLRRMGATVEVGADESALSAIRRVLPGTAFSCRQGFCGTCKTRVLDGEIDHRDRLLTESERDSTMLTCVSRALGDELVLDL; encoded by the coding sequence ATGGCCGGGCTACTCGACGCCTACAAACGCGCCTTCACCGCCGAAGCGACAGCCGGGCTGCTGTCGCGACCGAAGCCGGTGCGGCGCACGGGTTTCGACATGCGGCTGCGGATCGACGCCCGTGTCGTCGAGGCCGAGGACGTGGTGAGCCTGACGCTGCGGTCGCCCACCGGGGCCGAGCTGCCGACCTGGATTCCCGGCGCGCACATCGATGTGTTCCTGCCGTCCGGACGGCAGCGCCAGTACTCGCTCACCGGCGACCCCGCGAGCCGGGTGCAGTACCGAATCGCGGTGCGCCGCATCGCCGATGGCGACGGCGGTTCGCGCGAGCTGCACGAGCTCCGGGAAGGCGACCTGCTGCGGATCCGTGGGCCGCGCAACGCCTTCACCTTCGTCACCGCACCCGCGTACCTCTTCGTCGCCGGCGGGATCGGCATCACCCCGATCCTGCCGATGGTCACCGAGTGCGCGCACCGCGGTCTGCCGTGGCGGCTGATCTACCTCGGGCGATCGCGGGCGAGCATGCCGTTTCTCGGCGAACTCGAACGCTGCCGCGGCGGCCACCTCGAAGTGCGGCCGGACGACGAGTTCGGCGTCCCCCATCTCGACGCCCTGATGACCGAGGCGCCGCGCGGCGCCGCCGTGTACGTCTGCGGGCCACCGCCGCTGATGGAATCCGCGCGGCGCGTGCTCTCCGCCACCGACCCGACCGCCTCGGTGCACACCGAGCGGTTCTCTCCGCTGCCCGTCCAGGACGGCCATCCGTTCCGAATCACGTTGCGGCGCATGGGGGCAACGGTCGAGGTCGGCGCCGACGAATCCGCGCTGTCCGCCATCCGGCGGGTCCTGCCTGGTACGGCGTTCTCGTGCCGCCAGGGCTTCTGCGGCACCTGCAAGACGCGGGTGCTCGACGGCGAGATCGACCACCGTGACCGGCTGCTCACGGAGTCCGAGCGGGATTCCACCATGCTGACCTGCGTTTCGCGCGCACTCGGGGACGAACTCGTCCTCGATCTCTGA
- a CDS encoding GlxA family transcriptional regulator has translation MHVVAVLALDRVIPFDLSTPIEVFTRTRLPDGRPAYQVRVCAERPEVDAGAFTLRAPWGLEGLSGADTVIVPGVADPTAPLSPAIADAVRTAAAAGTRIASICTGTFPLAATGVLRGLRATTHWLAADALAASHPDIAVDPDVLYVDNGQFLTSAGAAAGLDLCLHLIRRDYGSAVAADAARLSVMPLEREGGQAQFIIQSFPPTPRGSTLEPLLTWLQDNLSRNLTLTDIAAEAGTSTRTLLRQFREQTGTTPLQWLHRARVHQAQHLLETTDHTVERIGAQVGFGSPTAFRERFKRTAGVSPDAYRRTFR, from the coding sequence ATGCATGTGGTCGCCGTCCTCGCCCTGGACCGGGTGATCCCCTTCGACCTGTCCACCCCGATCGAGGTCTTCACCAGGACGCGCCTGCCGGACGGGCGCCCCGCGTATCAGGTCCGCGTCTGCGCCGAGCGGCCCGAGGTCGACGCGGGCGCGTTCACCCTGCGGGCGCCGTGGGGGCTGGAGGGGTTGTCCGGGGCCGACACCGTGATCGTTCCCGGCGTCGCCGATCCCACCGCGCCGCTGTCGCCCGCGATCGCCGACGCCGTGCGGACGGCCGCCGCCGCGGGCACCCGGATCGCTTCCATCTGCACGGGCACTTTCCCGCTCGCCGCCACCGGAGTGCTGCGCGGACTGCGGGCGACCACGCATTGGCTGGCCGCCGACGCGCTCGCGGCGAGCCACCCCGACATCGCCGTCGATCCCGATGTCCTCTATGTCGACAACGGCCAGTTCCTCACCTCCGCGGGCGCGGCCGCCGGGCTCGACCTGTGCCTGCACCTGATCCGGCGCGACTACGGTTCGGCCGTCGCCGCCGACGCGGCACGGCTGTCGGTCATGCCGCTGGAGCGCGAAGGCGGGCAAGCCCAGTTCATCATCCAGTCGTTCCCCCCGACACCGCGCGGCTCGACGCTGGAGCCGCTGCTGACGTGGTTGCAGGACAACCTCTCTCGCAACCTCACCCTCACCGACATCGCCGCCGAGGCCGGAACGAGCACCCGCACGCTGCTGCGGCAGTTCCGCGAGCAGACCGGGACGACGCCGCTGCAATGGCTGCACCGAGCCCGCGTGCATCAGGCCCAGCACCTGCTGGAGACCACCGACCACACCGTCGAACGCATCGGCGCCCAAGTCGGTTTCGGCTCGCCGACCGCTTTCCGCGAACGCTTCAAGCGCACCGCGGGCGTGAGTCCGGACGCCTACCGGCGCACCTTTCGCTGA
- a CDS encoding phage holin family protein, protein MTHTTDARPVASQARPAPDTRSVAELVDDATTQLTRLVRDEMQLARLEMQDKTKGIAKGAGLAGAGSLLAFYGGAALIAAAVLALAIPLPDWAAALIVGVVLLAAGGVLALVGKKTVTEAAPPVPSEAMEGVRDDVDAVKKRSRR, encoded by the coding sequence ATGACCCATACGACAGACGCGCGGCCCGTGGCATCGCAAGCGCGACCCGCACCGGATACGCGTTCGGTCGCCGAACTCGTCGACGATGCGACCACGCAGCTCACGCGGCTGGTTCGCGACGAAATGCAATTGGCCCGGCTGGAGATGCAGGACAAGACGAAAGGCATCGCCAAGGGCGCCGGCCTCGCGGGGGCGGGCAGCCTGCTGGCGTTCTACGGTGGCGCGGCCTTGATCGCGGCCGCGGTGCTGGCGTTGGCGATCCCGCTGCCGGATTGGGCGGCGGCGCTGATCGTCGGCGTGGTCCTGCTGGCCGCCGGCGGTGTGCTGGCGCTGGTCGGCAAGAAGACGGTGACCGAGGCCGCGCCGCCGGTGCCGAGCGAGGCAATGGAAGGCGTCCGCGACGATGTCGACGCCGTCAAGAAGAGGAGCCGACGATGA
- a CDS encoding DUF3618 domain-containing protein, which translates to MSGGGRPNIPNGSDALRKDRDQARQRLGETVEELTGKFDIPGRVEDKAHETADAARHRVADAKQHARDTADAARHRVADAKQHAHDTAEQARAQVEHLVDRASKAQEPVIHKGKQLVGAARMRPAPIAAAAVGAVVLFWWMRRRRA; encoded by the coding sequence ATGAGCGGTGGCGGACGACCGAACATTCCCAACGGATCCGACGCCCTGCGGAAGGATCGAGACCAAGCGCGGCAGCGACTCGGCGAGACGGTCGAGGAGCTGACCGGCAAGTTCGACATCCCGGGCCGCGTCGAGGACAAGGCGCACGAGACCGCGGACGCGGCGCGTCACCGGGTCGCGGACGCCAAGCAGCACGCGCGCGACACCGCGGACGCGGCGCGTCACCGGGTCGCCGACGCGAAGCAGCACGCGCACGACACCGCGGAACAGGCGCGCGCCCAGGTAGAGCACCTGGTCGACCGCGCCTCCAAAGCGCAGGAACCGGTGATCCACAAGGGCAAGCAGTTGGTGGGCGCGGCCCGCATGCGGCCCGCGCCGATCGCGGCGGCCGCTGTCGGCGCGGTGGTGTTGTTCTGGTGGATGCGGCGGAGGCGGGCATGA
- a CDS encoding DUF6010 family protein, translating into MTYLAPLLVGVVYITLMSLIREPHRRHFNAIMVAGAGAAYLSGGGFAAWEFAFTAVVTYCAYRGLRSWTFIGIAWLLHTAWDFLHHLQGSPIVPFLHDSSLGCALCDPVIALWCLRGGPDVIAWGRSRIRALVSREPVRAS; encoded by the coding sequence ATGACCTACCTCGCCCCGCTGCTCGTCGGCGTCGTCTACATCACGCTGATGTCCCTGATCCGCGAACCCCATCGCCGCCACTTCAACGCCATCATGGTGGCGGGCGCGGGCGCGGCGTATCTCAGCGGCGGCGGGTTCGCCGCGTGGGAGTTCGCGTTCACGGCGGTCGTGACCTACTGCGCCTACCGCGGTCTGCGGTCGTGGACGTTCATCGGCATCGCCTGGTTGCTGCACACCGCGTGGGACTTCCTGCACCACCTCCAGGGGAGTCCGATCGTCCCCTTCCTGCACGACTCGTCCCTCGGCTGCGCGCTCTGCGACCCCGTCATCGCCCTGTGGTGTCTGCGCGGCGGGCCCGATGTAATCGCCTGGGGCCGCAGCCGGATCCGCGCGCTCGTCTCGCGGGAGCCGGTGCGCGCGTCATAG
- a CDS encoding flavin-containing monooxygenase — translation MAAPSGTGPQHLAIVVIGAGIAGIGLAVKLREAGFDDFVLLERASDLGGTWQANTYPGCACDVPSHLYSYSFAPNPDWSRTYGTQPEILAYLRSVAERHDVVRHMRFDTPLVRARWDEDALRWRIETERGELTADVLISAVGPFSEAKIPDFPGLGDFEGTQFHSLHWDHEHDLTGERVAVIGTGASAVQFIPEIQPIVGRLTVFQRSAPWIVSRMDRRTHAVERALLRRMPVLGKAIRGAYFAGIESFGLVGFVDRRFRHPFQALSRWQLHRQVDDPALREKLTPDYMIGCKRAIFSDAYYPALTRDNVEVVTERIAEIRPRSIVTDTGAEYPVDTIVWGTGFGPLPQLYERIVGKDGRSIAEAYRERPGSYLGAAAAGFPNMFCTLGPFGAAGNQSAIYMIEGQIGYIVDALKTMRAKGIRRVEVRPGVQRSFLNEMEERSRETVWLKGGCDSYYTTADGRNAGLYPDWSFQYRRRVAEFDAESYESSPR, via the coding sequence ATGGCCGCACCCAGCGGAACAGGCCCCCAGCACCTCGCGATCGTCGTGATCGGCGCGGGCATCGCGGGCATCGGCCTCGCCGTCAAGCTGCGCGAAGCGGGCTTCGACGACTTCGTCCTGCTCGAGCGCGCGAGCGACCTGGGCGGCACCTGGCAGGCCAACACCTATCCGGGCTGCGCGTGCGACGTGCCCTCGCACCTGTACTCGTATTCGTTCGCGCCGAACCCGGATTGGTCGCGCACCTACGGAACCCAGCCGGAGATCCTCGCCTACTTGCGCTCGGTGGCCGAGCGGCACGATGTGGTGCGGCACATGCGATTCGACACCCCGCTGGTCCGCGCGCGGTGGGACGAGGACGCGCTGCGCTGGCGTATCGAGACGGAGCGGGGCGAGCTCACGGCCGACGTGCTGATCTCGGCGGTCGGCCCGTTCAGCGAGGCCAAGATTCCGGACTTCCCCGGGCTCGGCGATTTCGAGGGCACGCAGTTCCATTCGCTGCACTGGGATCACGAGCACGACCTCACCGGCGAGCGCGTCGCCGTGATCGGGACGGGCGCGTCCGCGGTGCAGTTCATCCCGGAGATCCAGCCGATCGTGGGGCGGCTCACGGTGTTCCAGCGCTCCGCGCCGTGGATCGTCTCCCGGATGGACCGGCGCACGCACGCCGTCGAGCGGGCGCTGCTGCGGCGAATGCCGGTGCTCGGCAAGGCGATCCGCGGCGCGTACTTCGCCGGAATCGAGAGCTTCGGGCTGGTCGGGTTCGTGGATCGGCGGTTCCGGCACCCGTTCCAGGCGCTGTCGCGGTGGCAGCTGCACCGGCAGGTCGACGATCCCGCGCTGCGCGAGAAGCTGACCCCCGACTACATGATCGGCTGCAAGCGCGCCATCTTCTCCGACGCGTACTATCCGGCGCTCACCAGGGACAACGTCGAGGTGGTGACCGAGCGCATCGCGGAGATCCGGCCGCGGTCGATCGTCACCGACACGGGCGCGGAGTACCCGGTCGACACCATCGTGTGGGGCACCGGTTTCGGTCCGCTGCCGCAGTTGTACGAGCGGATCGTCGGCAAGGACGGCCGCTCGATCGCCGAGGCGTACCGGGAACGTCCCGGCAGCTATCTCGGGGCGGCCGCCGCCGGATTCCCGAACATGTTCTGCACGCTGGGTCCGTTCGGCGCGGCGGGCAACCAGTCGGCCATCTACATGATCGAGGGGCAGATCGGCTACATCGTGGACGCCCTGAAGACGATGCGCGCCAAGGGTATCCGGCGCGTCGAGGTGCGTCCCGGCGTGCAGCGGTCTTTCCTGAACGAGATGGAGGAACGCAGCAGGGAGACCGTCTGGCTGAAAGGCGGCTGCGATAGCTACTACACCACCGCCGACGGCCGTAACGCCGGTCTGTATCCGGATTGGAGCTTCCAATATCGGCGCCGGGTCGCCGAATTCGACGCCGAGTCCTACGAATCGAGTCCGCGATGA
- a CDS encoding DUF4235 domain-containing protein, whose translation MTALYKPLGMIVGVLGGVAANAVFTQVWRRVSGEEEAPSATAREYGWREVLVAAALQGAIFGLVKAAVDRAGATGYQRLTGTWPDK comes from the coding sequence ATGACGGCTCTCTACAAACCCCTCGGCATGATCGTGGGCGTGCTCGGCGGCGTCGCGGCCAACGCGGTGTTCACCCAGGTGTGGCGCCGGGTCAGCGGCGAGGAGGAGGCGCCGAGCGCCACGGCGCGCGAATACGGCTGGCGCGAAGTGCTCGTCGCCGCCGCGTTGCAGGGCGCCATCTTCGGCTTGGTGAAGGCCGCCGTCGATCGCGCGGGCGCGACGGGATACCAGCGCCTGACGGGCACCTGGCCCGACAAATAG
- a CDS encoding FAD-binding oxidoreductase, whose product MATRSWWGWGTVADAVTGAERAALTRRVAALLPDADLTVHEAPDPSSLELPAPRVRVPDTLAPLASEGPVDRVAHSHGQAFRDVVRSLLGRVDHVVDQVVRPRTERDVIDILDWCTGAGVAAIPFGGGTSVVGGVEPRCAAEYPATVAVDLSGLNQVLEIDRTSRAARIQAGILGPALEDALRRHDLSLRHFPQSFEFSSLGGWLATRAGGHYATVYTHIDDLVESMRVVTPIGVSESRRLPGSGAGPSPDRMFLGSEGTLGVITEAWMRLQDRPRWRAGASVVFDDYAEAVAATRTIAQSGLFPANCRLLDPVEAFLNAGTSSAGGVLVLGFESADHPVDEPMRWAVRICRDHGGRFPDGVRSTDAAERKASGGAADTWRSAFLRMPYQRDALAAQSMIVETFETACTWDRFDDLRAAVLRAATSAFETLGVTGVVTCRFTHVYPDGPAPYFGIYAAGHWGRTVEQWDEIKAAVSEALAASGGTITHHHAVGRDHRPWYDRQRPEPFAAALRSAKSTLDPAGILNPGVLIDPIGRDGA is encoded by the coding sequence ATGGCGACGCGATCGTGGTGGGGCTGGGGAACCGTGGCGGACGCCGTGACCGGCGCGGAGCGCGCGGCGTTGACCCGCCGGGTGGCGGCCCTGCTGCCCGACGCGGACCTCACCGTGCACGAGGCGCCCGATCCGTCGTCGCTGGAACTACCGGCGCCACGGGTCCGGGTGCCGGATACGTTGGCGCCGTTGGCATCCGAGGGTCCGGTCGATCGCGTGGCGCACTCGCACGGGCAGGCCTTCCGCGACGTGGTGCGCAGCCTGCTCGGCCGCGTCGACCACGTGGTCGATCAGGTCGTGCGCCCACGCACCGAGCGGGACGTGATCGACATTCTCGACTGGTGCACCGGCGCCGGGGTGGCGGCGATTCCGTTCGGCGGCGGCACGTCGGTGGTCGGTGGCGTCGAACCTCGTTGCGCCGCCGAATATCCCGCGACGGTGGCGGTGGATCTGAGCGGCCTGAACCAGGTGCTCGAGATCGACCGCACGAGCCGAGCCGCGCGCATCCAGGCGGGCATCCTGGGGCCCGCGTTGGAGGACGCGCTGCGCCGGCACGATCTGTCGCTGCGCCACTTTCCGCAGTCGTTCGAGTTCTCCAGTCTCGGCGGCTGGCTGGCCACGCGCGCGGGCGGCCACTACGCAACCGTCTACACCCACATCGACGACCTGGTCGAGTCCATGCGGGTCGTCACACCGATCGGCGTCAGCGAATCGCGCAGGCTGCCGGGGTCGGGCGCGGGGCCATCGCCGGACCGGATGTTCCTTGGCTCCGAGGGCACGCTCGGCGTGATCACCGAGGCGTGGATGCGGTTGCAGGACCGGCCGCGCTGGCGGGCGGGCGCGTCGGTGGTCTTCGACGACTACGCCGAGGCCGTCGCCGCGACGAGGACCATCGCGCAATCCGGCTTGTTCCCGGCCAATTGCCGGTTGCTCGATCCGGTGGAGGCGTTCCTCAACGCCGGAACCAGTTCCGCGGGCGGCGTTCTGGTTCTCGGCTTCGAGTCCGCGGATCACCCCGTCGACGAGCCGATGCGGTGGGCGGTGCGGATCTGCCGCGACCACGGCGGCCGCTTCCCCGACGGGGTGCGCAGCACCGACGCGGCCGAGCGGAAGGCGAGCGGCGGCGCGGCGGACACCTGGCGTTCGGCGTTCCTGCGGATGCCCTATCAGCGCGACGCGCTCGCGGCGCAGTCCATGATCGTGGAGACCTTCGAAACGGCTTGTACCTGGGACCGTTTCGACGACCTGCGCGCGGCCGTGCTGCGAGCGGCGACCTCCGCCTTCGAGACGCTCGGCGTGACGGGGGTGGTCACCTGCCGGTTCACCCACGTCTATCCCGACGGTCCCGCACCGTATTTCGGCATCTACGCCGCGGGGCACTGGGGGCGGACCGTGGAGCAGTGGGACGAGATCAAAGCGGCGGTCTCCGAAGCGCTGGCGGCATCGGGCGGCACCATCACCCACCATCACGCGGTCGGCCGCGACCATCGGCCGTGGTACGACCGGCAGCGCCCGGAGCCGTTCGCCGCCGCACTGCGCTCGGCGAAGTCGACACTCGACCCGGCCGGGATTCTCAACCCAGGCGTGCTGATCGATCCGATCGGGCGGGACGGCGCATGA
- a CDS encoding TetR/AcrR family transcriptional regulator — MTLSKAGTKGVPRERREQQILDIATVEFGDRGYAKASVADIAAAAGVSKPLIYNYFGSRDGLHAACVRRAGDGLVAAVSAAQAVSGAEGKALATLAAIFTAIDGRVQNWKIVYDSTLPAGGPAAELARGYQKALNAMGAEGSAQVLADAAVTDAEDHSLLVAIWFSIVSTVVSWWGEHPQHSPDEMTARCVRLFEALRASANPRG, encoded by the coding sequence ATGACGCTGAGCAAGGCGGGCACCAAAGGCGTGCCGCGGGAACGGCGCGAGCAGCAGATCCTCGACATTGCCACCGTGGAATTCGGTGACCGCGGCTACGCGAAGGCCTCGGTCGCCGATATCGCGGCCGCGGCCGGTGTGTCGAAACCGTTGATCTACAACTACTTCGGCTCCAGGGACGGTCTGCACGCCGCCTGCGTACGCCGCGCGGGCGACGGGCTGGTCGCGGCGGTCTCCGCGGCCCAGGCCGTTTCGGGAGCGGAGGGTAAGGCCCTGGCCACGCTGGCCGCGATCTTCACCGCCATCGATGGGCGGGTGCAGAACTGGAAGATCGTCTACGACAGCACGTTGCCAGCCGGTGGTCCGGCGGCCGAGCTGGCGCGCGGCTATCAGAAAGCCTTGAACGCGATGGGCGCCGAGGGTTCGGCTCAGGTGCTCGCCGATGCCGCGGTGACCGACGCGGAGGATCACTCGCTGCTGGTCGCGATCTGGTTCAGCATCGTGTCCACCGTCGTCTCGTGGTGGGGCGAGCACCCGCAGCACTCCCCCGACGAGATGACGGCGCGCTGCGTGCGCCTGTTCGAAGCCCTTCGCGCATCGGCGAATCCGCGCGGCTGA